The following coding sequences lie in one Montipora foliosa isolate CH-2021 chromosome 11, ASM3666993v2, whole genome shotgun sequence genomic window:
- the LOC137975352 gene encoding inositol monophosphatase 3-like — translation MSQMPSAANAVNMGAAKITLSPIGIVVIGLVVVAFVFYLSTDGGASEFSNGYSAGEDTISMKHLIQTGIYLAEKGGEVVRKIRRGEDIGEGSKGKTREGANNPVTLGDMLSHETMYYGFKKAFPNLNVVSEEHDHGEIDINEVEKPNTRDIDIDSSLQFNKGNEMVSSGNLLVWIDPLDATQEYTENLVKYVTTMVCISVKGKPVAGIIHKPFLGETYWAWVGHGSSQNIKVPEKRETALKEPRIIVSRSHAGKVNATVREAFGPKSKVIPAGGAGFKVLSLFQGEADAYVHVTLIKKWDICAGDAILRTLGGKMTTLDDKEIEYGDEEKPRNEGGLLAAIHDHKEFQDEVAQKLKS, via the exons ATGTCACAGATGCCTTCTGCGGCCAATGCTGTAAACATGGGAGCTGCGAAAATAACACTGTCTCCCATCGGAATTGTTGTCATCGGTCTTGTAGTTGTCGCATTTGTCTTCTACTTGTCCACTGACGGAGGTGCCAGCGAATTTTCAAATGGTTATTCTGCTGGAGAAGACACAATCTCGATGAAACATCTCATTCAAACAGGAATATATCTTGCCGAAAAAGGAGGAGAGGTTGTCCGGAAAATCCGCCGTGGTGAAGATATTGGG gAAGGAAGTAAAGGGAAAACACGTGAAGGAGCGAACAACCCTGTGACACTAGGAGACATGCTTTCGCACGAGACCATGTATTATGGCTTCAAAAAGGCATTCCCTAACTTGAATGTGGTGTCAGAGGAACATGACCATGGAGAAATTGACATTAATGAGGTGGAGAAACCTAATACACGAGACATCGATATTGACAGTAGCCTCCAATTTAATAAAGGAAATGAAATGGTTTCATCAGGGAATCTCTTAGTTTGGATTGATCCTCTTGATGCCACACAAGAATACACAGAAAACTTAGTTAAATATGTGACCACCATGGTTTGTATTTCCGTCAAAGGAAAGCCAGTGGCAGGGATTATTCACAAGCCATTTCTTGGGGAAACATATTGGGCTTGGGTGGGTCATGGATCATCTCAGAACATTAAGGTTCCtgaaaaaagagagactgctttAAAGGAACCAAGAATCATAGTTTCAAGGTCACATGCTGGCAAAGTAAATGCCACTGTGAGAGAAGCGTTTGGTCCAAAATCAAAAGTGATACCAGCAGGTGGTGCAGGTTTCAAGGTGTTGTCGCTATTTCAAGGCGAAGCTGATGCTTATGTCCATGTGACTTTGATAAAGAAGTGGGACATCTGTGCTGGGGATGCCATATTAAGAACATTAGGTGGAAAAATGACAACTTTAGATGACAAAGAAATAGAATACGGTGACGAGGAGAAACCGCGTAACGAGGGAGGACTTCTTGCTGCCATACATGACCATAAGGAGTTTCAAGATGAAGTAGCACAAAAGCTGAAATCATAG
- the LOC137975353 gene encoding uncharacterized protein — MSPKNLETVSEDSSSSCTSSLLLRSKDEVRSLVSSPGMVKSHCKASNDNGPVALDCEMVGVGDKKSNALGRCSIVDYDGCVLFDTYVKPNQPITDYRTQWSGIRPRNMKNAIAFCSARNRVKRIIKNRVLVGHALQNDLKVLRLKHSSELIRDTSKHIPLRALAGFPRNSTPSLKRLSRQLLKWDIQVNEHDSIEDAMAAMLLYKKCEAEWEKDIKKSDQSYLEDAYWPSWTKAVNESTEN; from the coding sequence ATGTCCCCCAAGAATCTTGAAACAGTTTCTGAGGATAGTAGCTCCTCTTGCACTTCAAGCTTGTTATTACGTTCTAAGGATGAAGTAAGAAGTTTGGTAAGTAGCCCAGGAATGGTAAAGAGTCATTGTAAGGCCTCCAATGACAATGGCCCCGTTGCGTTGGACTGTGAAATGGTTGGTGTAGGAGACAAGAAATCGAACGCTCTTGGGCGATGTAGTATTGTAGACTACGATGGATGTGTTCTTTTCGATACGTACGTTAAACCCAACCAACCAATTACGGATTACAGAACACAGTGGAGCGGCATTCGCCCAAGAAACATGAAAAATGCCATTGCCTTTTGCTCAGCGAGAAATAGGGTCAAGCGAATCATCAAAAATCGTGTTCTAGTGGGGCATGCACTGcaaaatgacttgaaagttcTTCGATTGAAGCACTCATCGGAACTCATCAGGGACACATCAAAGCATATACCACTAAGAGCTTTAGCCGGCTTTCCTAGAAACTCCACTCCTTCCCTAAAACGTCTGTCTAGACAGTTGTTGAAGTGGGATATTCAAGTGAATGAGCACGATTCAATTGAAGATGCTATGGCGGCAATGTTGTTGTACAAGAAGTGTGAAGCAGAATGGGAAAAGGACATCAAGAAGAGTGATCAGTCTTATTTGGAAGATGCTTATTGGCCCAGCTGGACAAAAGCTGTTAATGAGAGTacagaaaattaa